A genomic stretch from Empedobacter stercoris includes:
- a CDS encoding endonuclease I family protein: MRKYLLLLFPFTLFAQIPAYYEGIYFKQNGKIVKEDLHDLIAATHRAVNYTPGVWNILDKSDLDLDSEGRVLLIYGFTDESSIYSEQRTRDVNNKNNSSGGSTIGKWEREHVFPKSLASPKLETSFPGTGTDAHNLRAVDRQLNSKRSNNPFREKWVQDVTGQANLINKAFYPGDEWTGDVARIIMYMYLHYGLETDPQNVAYNPISSNEDGMPNMFLKWNVEDKVSEFEKVRNEIIGEMQGSRNPFIDNPYLATLIWGGEKAENTWSELSSNDYDYDYQQTLVEVFPNPTNDRIKIKANHFDYANLYDFNGRLIGIDLGSEVSLKQFPKGMYILSIHLKDGKIVTKKVIKK, translated from the coding sequence ATGAGAAAATATCTACTTCTTTTATTTCCTTTTACGCTTTTTGCGCAAATTCCTGCTTATTATGAAGGGATTTATTTTAAACAAAATGGAAAAATTGTAAAAGAAGATTTACATGATTTAATTGCTGCGACTCATCGCGCTGTAAATTATACACCTGGTGTTTGGAATATTTTGGATAAGTCTGATTTAGACTTAGATTCTGAAGGACGTGTTTTATTAATCTATGGTTTTACAGATGAATCATCAATTTATTCAGAACAACGTACACGAGATGTAAATAACAAAAATAACTCATCAGGAGGAAGTACAATTGGAAAATGGGAACGTGAACATGTGTTTCCAAAATCTTTGGCTTCTCCAAAGTTAGAAACAAGCTTTCCTGGAACAGGTACAGATGCACATAATTTACGCGCTGTTGATAGACAGTTAAATTCTAAACGAAGCAATAATCCTTTTCGTGAAAAATGGGTACAAGACGTGACAGGACAAGCCAATTTAATCAATAAAGCTTTTTATCCAGGTGATGAATGGACAGGTGATGTTGCACGTATTATTATGTATATGTATTTGCATTATGGTTTGGAAACAGATCCTCAAAATGTGGCTTATAATCCAATATCAAGCAATGAAGATGGTATGCCAAATATGTTCTTAAAATGGAATGTGGAAGATAAAGTTTCAGAATTTGAAAAAGTACGAAACGAAATTATTGGTGAGATGCAAGGTAGTCGTAACCCTTTTATCGACAATCCTTATTTAGCTACATTAATTTGGGGAGGAGAAAAAGCTGAAAATACTTGGTCTGAGTTATCTTCTAATGATTATGATTATGATTATCAACAAACACTTGTAGAAGTTTTTCCAAACCCAACAAATGATAGAATAAAAATAAAAGCTAATCATTTTGATTATGCGAATTTATATGATTTTAATGGCCGCTTAATTGGTATTGATTTAGGCTCTGAAGTAAGTCTAAAACAATTTCCTAAAGGAATGTACATTTTATCAATCCATCTAAAAGATGGAAAAATTGTTACCAAAAAAGTAATTAAAAAATAA